One Helianthus annuus cultivar XRQ/B chromosome 12, HanXRQr2.0-SUNRISE, whole genome shotgun sequence genomic region harbors:
- the LOC110894193 gene encoding polyadenylate-binding protein-interacting protein 4-like isoform X1 codes for MNPQQVAQSRSSANGFARRRGEKETGTRVENKFHSGKSNISRTTTAETENKGGIESLSRHRLVYTTTCLIGHQVEVQVIDGSVFTGIFHATNAEKDFGIILKMARVTKAGSSHGQKNSLDAVQKPPSKMLIIPAKELVQIVAKSVLMTSDGLMNELEHDQLHDIMIDSNISHSRHVDLERELEPWVPDDDHPECPELDNTFDHHWHRGWDQFEANATLFGVKSTFNEELYTTKLDRGPQMRELEKEALRLAREIEGEDTQDLHLAEERGIHFHDKFDLDEETKYSSVTRVVDDSGYDENEDVLDSRNDETFGDVSDSILSTSNDFHPSDALDGQSIVENNQTNQQRVGSNHTKDDTEKHMLYEQSQASKSEGLSATATAHAPSHVSSNVQEKANSSEVSSTSESGNAAPASSGPGLSPSSSVGSLTSEKSTLNPHAKVNIPYLVVVNTILAISSILYLHISWLIFS; via the exons ATGAACCCACAACAAGTTGCACAGTCCAGATCATCCGCAAATGGATTCGCTCGTAGAAGAGGTGAAAAAGAAACAGGCACTCGAGTGGAAAATAAATTCCATTCTGGAAAATCAAACATCAGCAGAACGACAACGGCAG AAACTGAAAACAAAGGGGGAATTGAAAGCCTGTCTCGTCATCGACTAGTTTATACAACAACATGCCTCATAGGGCACCAGGTGGAGGTCCAGGTCATCGATGGTTCTGTGTTTACTGGAATATTTCATGCCACAAATGCTGAGAAAGATTTTG GAATAATCTTGAAAATGGCTCGTGTAACAAAGGCTGGTTCATCTCATGGACAGAAAAACAGTTTAGATGCTGTTCAAAAGCCCCCTTCTAAGATGTTAATAATACCTGCTAAAGAACTTGTGCAGATTGTAGCAAAG AGTGTATTGATGACTAGCGATGGGTTAATGAATGAACTTGAGCATGATCAACTGCATGACATTATGATAGACTCTAATATTTCTCACTCCCGGCATGTTGACTTGGAACGAGAGTTGGAACCGTGGGTCCCAGATGATGATCATCCGGAGTGCCCTGAACTAGACAATACATTTGACCATCACTGGCACAGGGGTTGGGATCAATTTGAAGCAAATGCAACATTATTTGGAGTAAAAAGTACCTTTAACGAGGAGCTCTACACAACAAAGCTTGATAGAGGCCCTCAAATGAGAGAGTTAGAAAAGGAAGCCTTAAGATTAGCTAGAGAAATCGAGGGTGAGGACACCCAAGATCTTCATTTAGCAGAA GAAAGAGGCATCCACTTTCATGACAAGTTTGATCTCGATGAAGAAACTAAATATTCATCTGTTACTCGCGTGGTTGATGATAGTGGTTATGACGAAAATGAAGACGTTTTGGATTCACGAAATGATGAAACCTTTGGAGATGTTTCGGATTCCATTTTGAGTACTAGCAATGACTTCCATCCATCTGATGCTCTAGATGGCCAAagcat TGTTGAAAACAATCAGACTAATCAACAGCGTGTTGGAAGTAATCACACTAAAGATGATACAGAAAAGCACATG TTGTATGAGCAAAGCCAGGCTTCAAAATCCGAGG GACTTTCAGCAACTGCTACTGCACATGCACCATCCCATGTCTCATCTAACGTTCAAGAAAAGGCAAATTCTAGTGAAGTATCATCCACATCAGAATCTGGAAATGCTGCCCCTGCTTCAAGTGGGCCCGGATTATCACCTAGTTCATCAGTGGGCTCTTTGACTTCAGAAAAGTCAACTTTGAATCCTCATGCAAAGGTTAACATTCCATATCTGGTTGTTGTAAATACAATACTGGCAATTTCATCGATATTGTATTTACACATTTCATGGTTAATATTTTCCTGA
- the LOC110894193 gene encoding polyadenylate-binding protein-interacting protein 4-like isoform X2 has protein sequence MNPQQVAQSRSSANGFARRRGEKETGTRVENKFHSGKSNISRTTTAETENKGGIESLSRHRLVYTTTCLIGHQVEVQVIDGSVFTGIFHATNAEKDFGIILKMARVTKAGSSHGQKNSLDAVQKPPSKMLIIPAKELVQIVAKSVLMTSDGLMNELEHDQLHDIMIDSNISHSRHVDLERELEPWVPDDDHPECPELDNTFDHHWHRGWDQFEANATLFGVKSTFNEELYTTKLDRGPQMRELEKEALRLAREIEGEDTQDLHLAEERGIHFHDKFDLDEETKYSSVTRVVDDSGYDENEDVLDSRNDETFGDVSDSILSTSNDFHPSDALDGQSIVENNQTNQQRVGSNHTKDDTEKHMLYEQSQASKSEATATAHAPSHVSSNVQEKANSSEVSSTSESGNAAPASSGPGLSPSSSVGSLTSEKSTLNPHAKVNIPYLVVVNTILAISSILYLHISWLIFS, from the exons ATGAACCCACAACAAGTTGCACAGTCCAGATCATCCGCAAATGGATTCGCTCGTAGAAGAGGTGAAAAAGAAACAGGCACTCGAGTGGAAAATAAATTCCATTCTGGAAAATCAAACATCAGCAGAACGACAACGGCAG AAACTGAAAACAAAGGGGGAATTGAAAGCCTGTCTCGTCATCGACTAGTTTATACAACAACATGCCTCATAGGGCACCAGGTGGAGGTCCAGGTCATCGATGGTTCTGTGTTTACTGGAATATTTCATGCCACAAATGCTGAGAAAGATTTTG GAATAATCTTGAAAATGGCTCGTGTAACAAAGGCTGGTTCATCTCATGGACAGAAAAACAGTTTAGATGCTGTTCAAAAGCCCCCTTCTAAGATGTTAATAATACCTGCTAAAGAACTTGTGCAGATTGTAGCAAAG AGTGTATTGATGACTAGCGATGGGTTAATGAATGAACTTGAGCATGATCAACTGCATGACATTATGATAGACTCTAATATTTCTCACTCCCGGCATGTTGACTTGGAACGAGAGTTGGAACCGTGGGTCCCAGATGATGATCATCCGGAGTGCCCTGAACTAGACAATACATTTGACCATCACTGGCACAGGGGTTGGGATCAATTTGAAGCAAATGCAACATTATTTGGAGTAAAAAGTACCTTTAACGAGGAGCTCTACACAACAAAGCTTGATAGAGGCCCTCAAATGAGAGAGTTAGAAAAGGAAGCCTTAAGATTAGCTAGAGAAATCGAGGGTGAGGACACCCAAGATCTTCATTTAGCAGAA GAAAGAGGCATCCACTTTCATGACAAGTTTGATCTCGATGAAGAAACTAAATATTCATCTGTTACTCGCGTGGTTGATGATAGTGGTTATGACGAAAATGAAGACGTTTTGGATTCACGAAATGATGAAACCTTTGGAGATGTTTCGGATTCCATTTTGAGTACTAGCAATGACTTCCATCCATCTGATGCTCTAGATGGCCAAagcat TGTTGAAAACAATCAGACTAATCAACAGCGTGTTGGAAGTAATCACACTAAAGATGATACAGAAAAGCACATG TTGTATGAGCAAAGCCAGGCTTCAAAATCCGAGG CAACTGCTACTGCACATGCACCATCCCATGTCTCATCTAACGTTCAAGAAAAGGCAAATTCTAGTGAAGTATCATCCACATCAGAATCTGGAAATGCTGCCCCTGCTTCAAGTGGGCCCGGATTATCACCTAGTTCATCAGTGGGCTCTTTGACTTCAGAAAAGTCAACTTTGAATCCTCATGCAAAGGTTAACATTCCATATCTGGTTGTTGTAAATACAATACTGGCAATTTCATCGATATTGTATTTACACATTTCATGGTTAATATTTTCCTGA
- the LOC110894192 gene encoding protein Brevis radix-like 2 isoform X1, protein MLTCIACSKQQVNGGSLHQREEEDDTVVDNVHTKPAIKALTSQIKDMAVKASGAYKNCKPCSGSSNRYPINGEYVDSETGSLSDRFRYQRGCDSTPRVWGKEMEARLKGLSSGGSTPASYSGRIEPIKFVEEDGVKEWVAQVEPGVLITFLSLPQGGNDLKRIRFSREMFNKKQAQSWWAENCDKVMELYNVQHCNHEGDPPPAPPRSEDESSKIGSFDNSPMTPPLSKEPPPRNFYPKQTLNESSGPTSTPALSSISGAKTETSSLASARSSSSGEGDDQSEVSMSNASDLETEWVEQDEPGVYITVRALPGGKRELRRVRFSRDKFGEMNARVWWEQNKGRIQEQYL, encoded by the exons ATGTTGACTTGTATTGCGTGTTCGAAGCAACAGGTTAACGGTGGATCTCTTCACCAAcgggaggaagaagatgacactGTTGTTGATAATGTTCACACTAAGCCAGCTATTAAAGCTCTCACATCTCAG ATTAAGGATATGGCAGTAAAAGCATCTGGAGCGTACAAGAACTGCAAGCCTTGTTCCGGATCGTCGAATCGCTATCCAATAAACGGTGAGTATGTGGACTCTGAAACCGGTTCACTGTCGGATAGGTTTAGGTATCAAAGAGGTTGTGATTCTACACCTAGGGTTTGGGGCAAGGAGATGGAGGCAAGGTTGAAGGGGCTTTCGAGTGGTGGGAGCACTCCGGCTTCGTATAGTGGTCGAATTGAACCGATTAAGTTTGTTGAGGAAGATGGAGTTAAAGAATGGGTTGCTCAGGTTGAACCGGGGGTTCTCATTACGTTTCTTTCGTTACCTCAAGGAGGCAATGATCTAAAACGTATTCGATTCAG CCGTGAAATGTTCAACAAAAAGCAAGCTCAAAGTTGGTGGGCCGAGAACTGTGACAAGGTTATGGAGTTATATAATGTTCAACACTGTAACCATGAAGGTGACCCACCACCTGCTCCACCAAGATCCGAAGACGAG AGTTCAAAAATTGGGTCATTTGATAACAGCCCAATGACACCACCACTTAGCAAGGAGCCGCCACCGAGAAATTTCTACCCAAAACAAACGCTTAACGAATCTAGTGGGCCCACATCAACGCCTGCACTATCGAGCATAAGTGGGGCCAAAACCGAAACATCGTCGTTGGCTTCTGCAAGGAGTAGTTCATCCGGCGAGGGTGATGATCAGTCCGAAGTTTCTATGAGCAATGCAAGTGATTTGGAAACCGAATGGGTTGAGCAGGACGAGCCAGGCGTGTACATCACCGTTAGAGCTCTGCCAGGTGGCAAGCGTGAGCTGAGGCGTGTTCGATTCAG TCGAGATAAGTTTGGAGAGATGAATGCAAGGGTGTGGTGGGAGCAAAACAAAGGCAGAATTCAAGAACAATACTTATGA
- the LOC118485000 gene encoding uncharacterized protein LOC118485000 has protein sequence MSKRSKQKESANRAKRHPVSRSLPDLDSKDRISTLEREIAQLKKKKEVNAVQFEVCEDCGDIGHSTKQCPTGSSDYTEEVNQVYGDRKQYDMNSNTYHPDAIKQIPSYAKYLKDLCTQKRTHKFSKKLDLTENVNGMNPSRDTQRRLNPNMREVVKKEVLKWLDAGIVYPISDSQWVSPTQTVPKKAGIQVVTNDAGEEVATRPVTGWRICIDYRKLNAATSKDHFPLSFIDQIVEKLAGQKFYCFLDGYSGYNQIAIHPEDQANTTFTCPYGTFAFRQMPFGLCNAPATFQRCMMSIFSGMVGESLEIFMDDFSIFGSSFDTCLDQLEKVLKRCVEKNLVLSWEKSHFMVQEGIVLGHVVSSRGIEVDRAKVQVISTSPYPTNVKGIRSFLGHAGFYRRFIKGFSDITKPLCKLLLKDQPFEFNQDCQNAFNVLKQKLVEAPILQSPNWSLPFEIMCDASDYAVGAVLGQRVDKKPVAIYYASKTLSDAQLNYTTTEKELLAVVYALDKFRAYIWGTKVIVYSDHSAVRYLMDKKDAKPRLIRWVLLLQEFDLEIRDKKGSENVVADHLSRLSVEDSSREEINETFPDEQILKVGILPWYANIVNYLVTGDLPAHWDRRKRLHFLSQIKYYTLEEPDLFKICPDQVVRRCIPDEETSGQVEVSNRQIKEILQKTVRPDRKDWSTKLNDALWAYRMAHKTPIGTTPYRLVYGRNCHLPVELVHRAWWAIKEVNMKYDDAGKERKLKLCELEELREEAYECASKYKDDMKRAHDAKLKPKEFEVGQKVWLYNSRLKYFPGKLKSKWMGPYVITRVGRQNDARLYRQDWEWAKFRDSQNARIWDDEKNKQLSSYQDRKLEAKLWKWKMTNEVNTSVPTRVICERTVNVEEFRKIGIVQMFERLGWESVLDWCEDNTHRIYLSEVCEWLSTLKLVNKNESPSQWKLVGKTSRGNMTMSFETMNRIAGFDSLGVQAYDYPSIENFLDNHLNINDTEQLIDIILPTHPGGDMKRKHMSLEGKILQGISVENILARFGDRGGVRVSDCRVVHALLYGTPTLSWRHIVMMNTWATRESSQRRFIPYARLISAMLVQQNCLPSEALWVSKPVEEFNWGYMKKNWRIEVKFSGNRYVVTDDLGNKFEVRTSGAPPVREEDVEMEEEEEHEAEPSGAQGPRQRYMRPHREINAEVAGFVTRRRVPSYKNFDRGQQEIYDNVSACIGEGREYNQRREAWQGSYGASMQEYWDAQGAQRERMNKFMEEQELFQAMQRSHMEQLAKQQEDEAARRRDSLL, from the exons ATGAGCAAACGGTCCAAACAAAAAGAATCGGCCAATAGAGCAAAAAGGCATCCGGTTTCCCGATCACTTCCTGATCTCGATTCCAAGGATAGGATTTCCACCTTAGAGCGGGAAATAGCTCaattgaagaaaaagaaagaggtGAACGCGGTTCAATTTGAAGTGTGTGAAGATTGTGGTGATATTGGACATAGCACCAAGCAATGCCCAACGGGATCGAGTGACTACACCGAAGAGGTAAATCAAGTGTATGGGGATCGGAAGCAATACGACATGaattccaacacttaccatccgg ATGCTATCAAACAAATTCCTTCATATGCTAAATACTTGAAAGATTTATGTACCCAAAAGAGAACTCACAAATTTTCTAAAAAActtgatttaaccgaaaatgtga ATGGAATGAACCCTTCTCGCGACACACAAAGAAGACTAAATCCGAATATGCGAGAAGTAGTGAAGAAGGAAGTTTTGAAGTGGCTAGATGCGGGTATTGTATACcctatctcggatagccaatgggtgagcccgacacaaacagttccaaaaaaggcgggtattcaagtcgtcacaaacgacgcaggtgaagaggtcgccactcggccggtaaccgggtggcgtatttgtattgactataggaagttgaatgccgcaacttccaaagaccaTTTCCCTTTGTCGTTTATtgaccaaatagttgagaaattggccggacaaaaattttattgttttctggatggttattccggatacaatcaaattgctatacatccggaagaccaagcaaatactacctttacttgtccatatggtactttcgcatttaggcAGATGCCAtttggactttgtaatgcccccgccacctttcaaaggtgtatgatgagtatcttttcaggtatggtgggggagtctttggaaatcttcatggatgatttctcaatatttgggtcatcgtttgatacatgccttgaccaactcgaaaaagttttgaaaagatgtgttgagaaaaatcttgttttgagttgggaaaagagccatttcatggttcaagaagggattgtgttggggcatgtagtgtcgagtcgtgggatagaggttgatcgtgcaaaGGTGCAAGTTATTTCTACCTCACCCTATCCCACGAATGTTAAGGGTATTAGATCGTTTTTGGGTCACGCGGggttttatagaagatttataaaagggtttagtgaTATAACCAAACCCCTATGTAAGTTATTGctaaaagaccaaccgtttgaatttaaccaagattgtcaaaatgcctttaatgtgttgaaacaaaagttggttgaggccccaatcttgcaatcaccgaattggtcgttaccattcgaaattatgtgcgatgcaagcgattatgcggtgggggccgtgttgggtcaaagggtagacaagaaaccggttgccatttactacgcaagtaagactctctcggatgcacaattgaactacacaaccaccgagaaagagctacttgcggtggtatatgcgttggataagtttcgtgcttatatatggggtactaaggtcattgtttattctgaccattctgcagttaggtatctcatggacaagaaggatgcgaagccgaggCTAATCCGATGGGTTCTCTTGCTACAAGAGTTTGACCTAGAGATTCGAGATAAGAAAGGGAGTGAGAATGTGGTCGCGGACCATTTGTCGCGGTTGAGTGTagaggattcttcccgtgaagaaatTAATGAGACGTTCCCAGATGAGCAAAttttaaaagttggaatattaccatggtatgctaatattgtcaattatttggttacaggtgacttgccggctcattgggatagacggaagaggttgcacttcctgtctcaaatcaagtattacacgttggaagaaccggacttattcaagatttgtccggatcaagtcgttcgaagatgcatacccgacgagg aaacaagcggtcaagttgaggtttccaataggcaaataaaagaaattttgcaaaagaccgttcgacccgaccgaaaggattggtcaacgaagttgaatgatgctttatgggcttatagaatggctcataaaacacctattggaaccactccttatcgcttagtttatgggcgaaattgccatttaccggttgagcttgtgcatcgtgcttggtgggctataaaagaggttaacatgaaatatgacgatgcaggaaaggagcgaaagttaaagctttgcgagttggaggagcttagggaagaagcgtaTGAGTGTGCCTCAAAGTACAAAGATGACATGAAGAGGGCACATGACGCAAAATTGAAGCCAaaggagtttgaagtgggtcaaaaggtttggctctacaattcgaggcttaaatacttccccggaaagctcaagagcaagtggatgggcccgtatgtgattacacgggtcggaaggc AAAATGATGCAAGGTTATACCGACAAGATTGGGAATGGGCAAAGTTCAGGGATAGTCAAAATGCCAGAATTTGGGATGACGAGAAGAACAAACAGTTGTCGAGCTACCAAGATAGAAAGTTGGAAGCTAAGTTGTGGAAATGGAAGATGACAAACGAGGTGAACACGTCGGTTCCAACAAGAGTGATATGTGAACGGACCGTGAATGTAGAAGAATTCCGGAAAATCGGGATTGTACAAATGTTTGAGAGGTTGGGATGGGAGAGCGTTTTGGATTGGTGTGAAGACAATACTCACCGGATTTACTTGTCGGAAGTTTGTGAGTGGTTGTCCACTTTGAAGCTTGTAAACAAGAATGAATCCCCTTCGCAATGGAAGTTAGTGGGGAAGACATCTCGAGGAAACATGACGATGTCTTTCGAAACTATGAATCGTATTGCTGGGTTTGACTCTTTGGGggtacaagcctatgattacCCATCCATTGAGAattttttggataatcatttgaacaTCAACGATACGGAGCAATTGATAGATATTATTTTGCCAACCCACCCAGGGGGTGACATGAAACGGAAGCATATGTCGCTCGAGGGAAAGATCCTTCAAGGGATCTCGGTTGAAAACATTTTAGCAAGATTTGGTGATCGTGGGGGTGTGAGAGTAAGTGATTGCAGGGTGGTGCATGCATTATTGTATGGGACCCCGACACTGTCGTGGAGGCACATAGTCatgatgaacacatgggctaCCAGGGAGTCGTCCCAGAGGCGGTTTATTCCGTATGCACGCCTCATTAGTGCCATGCTTGTGCAGCAGAATTGCTTACCCTCGGAAGCATTATGGGTCTCTAAGCCAGTGGAGGAATTTAACTGGGGTTACATGAAGAAAAATTGGAGGATAGAGGTCAAGTTTTCGGGAAATAGGTATGTGGTGACCGATGATTTGGGAAACAAGTTTGAGGTTCGTACTTCTGGGGCACCACCCGTGCGGGAAGAAGATGTGGAGATGGAGGAAGAAGAGGAGCATGAAGCTGAACCTTCCGGGGCACAAGGACCGAGGCAACGATACATGCGGCCACACAGAGAGATTAACGCAGAAGTGGCAGGTTTTGTGACTCGGAGACGTGTGCCCTCTTACAAAAATTTTGATAGGGGGCAACAGGAGATATATGATAATGTCTCCGCGTGTATAGGAGAAGGTCGGGAATACAATCAAAGGAGAGAAGCTTGGCAAGGGTCTTACGGAGCTTCAATGCAAGAATACTGGGACGCTCAAGGAGCCCAACGTGAAAGAATGAATAAGTTCATGGAAGAGCAAGAACTGTTCCAAGCCATGCAAAGATCACACATGGAACAGTTAGCAAAGCAACAGGAGGATGAAGCAGCCCGAaggcgg gatagtcttttgtaa
- the LOC110894192 gene encoding protein Brevis radix-like 2 isoform X2, translating to MAVKASGAYKNCKPCSGSSNRYPINGEYVDSETGSLSDRFRYQRGCDSTPRVWGKEMEARLKGLSSGGSTPASYSGRIEPIKFVEEDGVKEWVAQVEPGVLITFLSLPQGGNDLKRIRFSREMFNKKQAQSWWAENCDKVMELYNVQHCNHEGDPPPAPPRSEDESSKIGSFDNSPMTPPLSKEPPPRNFYPKQTLNESSGPTSTPALSSISGAKTETSSLASARSSSSGEGDDQSEVSMSNASDLETEWVEQDEPGVYITVRALPGGKRELRRVRFSRDKFGEMNARVWWEQNKGRIQEQYL from the exons ATGGCAGTAAAAGCATCTGGAGCGTACAAGAACTGCAAGCCTTGTTCCGGATCGTCGAATCGCTATCCAATAAACGGTGAGTATGTGGACTCTGAAACCGGTTCACTGTCGGATAGGTTTAGGTATCAAAGAGGTTGTGATTCTACACCTAGGGTTTGGGGCAAGGAGATGGAGGCAAGGTTGAAGGGGCTTTCGAGTGGTGGGAGCACTCCGGCTTCGTATAGTGGTCGAATTGAACCGATTAAGTTTGTTGAGGAAGATGGAGTTAAAGAATGGGTTGCTCAGGTTGAACCGGGGGTTCTCATTACGTTTCTTTCGTTACCTCAAGGAGGCAATGATCTAAAACGTATTCGATTCAG CCGTGAAATGTTCAACAAAAAGCAAGCTCAAAGTTGGTGGGCCGAGAACTGTGACAAGGTTATGGAGTTATATAATGTTCAACACTGTAACCATGAAGGTGACCCACCACCTGCTCCACCAAGATCCGAAGACGAG AGTTCAAAAATTGGGTCATTTGATAACAGCCCAATGACACCACCACTTAGCAAGGAGCCGCCACCGAGAAATTTCTACCCAAAACAAACGCTTAACGAATCTAGTGGGCCCACATCAACGCCTGCACTATCGAGCATAAGTGGGGCCAAAACCGAAACATCGTCGTTGGCTTCTGCAAGGAGTAGTTCATCCGGCGAGGGTGATGATCAGTCCGAAGTTTCTATGAGCAATGCAAGTGATTTGGAAACCGAATGGGTTGAGCAGGACGAGCCAGGCGTGTACATCACCGTTAGAGCTCTGCCAGGTGGCAAGCGTGAGCTGAGGCGTGTTCGATTCAG TCGAGATAAGTTTGGAGAGATGAATGCAAGGGTGTGGTGGGAGCAAAACAAAGGCAGAATTCAAGAACAATACTTATGA